The following are from one region of the Hymenobacter radiodurans genome:
- a CDS encoding response regulator, with protein MIRLFLVDDHSLVRDGMKALLTGVPGLLIVGDASNGQELLDRLPTTPADIVLMDLQMPVLDGFATLPVLREQFPEIRVLVLTMLAHERYVGQALDAGAAGYILKSADQAEIIAAIRAVSSGKRFICSDIGLSLLQKVLHPEASAETKKVDGLSYRELEVLRLIAEGLTNNAIAEKLFVSRRTVETHRQNILEKTQVKNTAALIKYAVEHGLLD; from the coding sequence ATGATTCGCTTGTTCTTAGTCGATGACCACTCCCTCGTTCGTGATGGAATGAAGGCCTTGCTAACGGGGGTACCCGGCCTGCTTATCGTGGGCGATGCCAGCAATGGACAAGAACTGCTGGATCGGCTGCCAACAACTCCCGCTGATATCGTGCTCATGGACCTGCAAATGCCCGTGCTCGATGGCTTCGCTACGCTGCCTGTGCTGCGGGAGCAGTTTCCGGAAATACGCGTGTTGGTGCTTACCATGCTGGCCCATGAGCGGTACGTGGGCCAGGCGCTGGATGCGGGCGCGGCGGGCTACATTCTCAAAAGCGCGGATCAGGCCGAGATCATCGCGGCTATCCGCGCGGTTTCATCTGGCAAGCGCTTTATATGCAGCGACATTGGCTTGTCGCTGCTGCAAAAAGTGCTACACCCGGAGGCTTCCGCTGAGACCAAAAAAGTGGATGGCCTGTCTTATCGAGAATTGGAAGTGCTCCGGCTCATTGCGGAAGGCCTCACGAACAATGCCATTGCGGAGAAGCTATTTGTCAGCCGGCGCACGGTAGAAACCCACCGCCAGAATATTCTGGAAAAAACCCAGGTAAAAAACACCGCTGCTTTAATCAAATATGCCGTTGAGCACGGATTGCTGGACTAG
- a CDS encoding sensor histidine kinase: MARSFSVPASTELNALRQQALQHLATTDAAYLSAEPPPKLLYETMLRLQQQELDRAQKQIKALQQAAKVATAHTSANPSADNFQRLFEYSSDAVFLLLDNYFVDCNAAMLALVGAPDKQQLLGRHVAEFAPQHQPDGHLSRERADDYCRRAVAQGHYRYEWLGQRYTGEKFWGEIMLTPVQMDTRTLLYAVWRDITPLKIAEQHRLESEEDKQRSLDAAGVGTVRYILGSKEVVLDALARNLLGLPPGTEPVPAKEVAQQIYPEDLAPVSEILAQAQQTGRPLVLEFRVLGAAKAIRYIRFRGELQKKEGQPDQLLGVLRDISAKRRAQQELSYKNRLLDYMVHNMPVVLTRLDHRGVFLDLVGLGLRPLGIQDNQLQGASIFDGFPDEAEHIRHLLAGNSISTVSFVAWEGNEVYYQNYGFFDRAKQEAVIFSLDITESEQMKKNLRAEKAFTKQVIDHSPDALVALDLNLCVMAWNQTAAQYSSVPEEQALGRSFFDVLPHYLETPEMRNLLEKVRDGKPITLFNQRLRLRPGSYDMYFVPLRNTDQGEVTGILITICDITERNRMLADAVQLQRQQQQTVVRAVFAAQEAERKRIAEALHNGVGQLLYVTKLNLENGRQSPPDPAVWQALNEAIQATRNVSHQLTPGILEDFGLEVALQELVKHIPPGKLKVHLHLTGLDQPRPLLLELAVYRIVQELLTNVIKHAHARIVHIQVEQEDDQVVLSVQDNGQGMPSSPEITSDPGMGIISIRNRAELLGGRFSLDSHPDRGTTVRVALPMPAKSE; this comes from the coding sequence ATGGCTAGATCTTTTTCTGTTCCTGCGTCCACAGAACTTAACGCATTGCGCCAACAGGCATTGCAGCATCTGGCCACCACAGATGCTGCCTACTTGAGTGCGGAGCCGCCCCCAAAGTTGCTCTACGAAACCATGCTACGCTTGCAGCAGCAGGAGTTGGACCGCGCCCAGAAGCAAATAAAAGCCCTTCAACAAGCCGCTAAGGTGGCCACGGCCCACACCTCCGCCAACCCGTCCGCCGACAATTTTCAGCGCCTGTTTGAATACAGTAGTGATGCCGTATTTCTGCTGCTCGATAACTACTTCGTCGATTGCAATGCTGCCATGTTGGCACTGGTTGGGGCCCCAGACAAGCAACAGCTTTTGGGCCGTCATGTCGCTGAATTTGCCCCCCAGCATCAGCCCGACGGTCATCTCAGCCGCGAGCGTGCCGACGATTACTGCCGTCGGGCTGTAGCCCAGGGCCACTATCGCTATGAGTGGCTGGGCCAGAGGTATACTGGTGAGAAGTTCTGGGGGGAAATCATGCTCACGCCAGTCCAGATGGACACACGCACTCTTCTGTATGCCGTTTGGCGCGATATAACTCCGCTCAAAATAGCTGAACAGCACCGCCTCGAAAGCGAAGAAGACAAGCAGCGGTCATTGGATGCTGCCGGCGTAGGCACTGTGAGGTATATTCTAGGGAGCAAAGAGGTAGTACTCGATGCACTCGCCCGCAACTTACTCGGTCTGCCTCCCGGAACGGAACCTGTTCCTGCCAAGGAAGTTGCCCAACAAATATATCCAGAGGATCTGGCTCCGGTTAGCGAAATTTTAGCGCAGGCTCAGCAAACCGGTCGGCCCTTAGTCTTGGAATTTCGGGTGTTAGGCGCTGCTAAAGCCATTCGCTATATACGGTTTCGGGGTGAGCTACAGAAAAAAGAAGGCCAACCCGATCAGCTGTTGGGAGTACTGCGTGATATCAGCGCCAAGCGTCGGGCCCAGCAAGAGCTAAGCTATAAGAATCGCCTTCTGGATTACATGGTACATAATATGCCGGTAGTATTGACCAGGCTCGACCATAGGGGGGTATTTCTGGATCTTGTAGGATTAGGTTTGCGCCCCTTGGGTATCCAGGATAATCAGCTGCAGGGAGCTAGCATTTTCGATGGGTTTCCGGATGAAGCCGAGCACATACGTCACCTTTTGGCCGGTAACTCTATCAGTACGGTAAGCTTTGTGGCCTGGGAAGGCAACGAAGTGTATTATCAGAACTACGGCTTCTTCGATAGAGCAAAGCAGGAGGCTGTCATCTTCTCCCTCGACATCACCGAGTCGGAGCAGATGAAGAAGAATTTGCGTGCTGAGAAGGCATTTACCAAGCAAGTGATTGATCACAGCCCCGACGCTTTGGTTGCGCTAGACCTGAACCTGTGCGTGATGGCATGGAACCAGACCGCCGCTCAGTATTCATCTGTGCCGGAAGAGCAGGCGCTGGGTCGTTCATTTTTCGACGTCCTTCCTCATTACCTCGAAACGCCTGAGATGAGGAACCTGTTGGAGAAGGTCCGGGATGGGAAGCCCATCACACTGTTTAACCAGCGCTTAAGGCTCCGACCCGGTAGTTACGACATGTATTTTGTGCCCCTCCGAAACACTGATCAGGGCGAAGTGACGGGTATCCTGATTACCATTTGTGACATAACCGAGCGAAACCGCATGCTTGCCGATGCCGTTCAGCTTCAACGTCAGCAGCAGCAAACCGTTGTAAGGGCTGTGTTTGCTGCCCAAGAGGCTGAGCGCAAGCGAATTGCTGAGGCTTTGCACAACGGAGTGGGCCAACTGCTCTACGTGACCAAACTTAACCTTGAGAACGGCCGACAGTCTCCTCCCGACCCGGCGGTGTGGCAAGCATTGAATGAAGCGATTCAGGCTACACGCAATGTGTCGCACCAATTAACACCTGGTATTCTGGAAGATTTTGGGTTAGAAGTGGCATTACAGGAGTTGGTTAAGCATATTCCTCCAGGCAAGCTTAAGGTTCATCTGCATCTGACTGGCCTAGACCAGCCCCGCCCGCTCCTGCTTGAGCTAGCTGTATACCGTATTGTTCAGGAGCTCTTGACCAACGTTATCAAACATGCTCACGCCCGAATAGTACATATCCAAGTAGAGCAAGAGGATGATCAGGTGGTTCTTAGCGTGCAGGATAATGGCCAAGGAATGCCCAGTTCTCCTGAAATAACTTCCGACCCAGGTATGGGCATTATTAGCATTCGTAATCGTGCTGAACTCCTTGGGGGGCGTTTTTCGCTCGATTCCCATCCCGATCGTGGAACAACAGTACGAGTGGCACTGCCTATGCCTGCCAAAAGTGAGTAA
- a CDS encoding phosphoribosyltransferase family protein has product MAAILSDRQSAAFRLTDRLWHLRGVDALLMAVDRGGVAIGSVLARLLGFPLEFLAETEDWFGERTEEEAELVAPSSARKGQTLIVVDDGMATETRLAAALRIARARQPTLLVLALPAALPATTARLRTMADAVIYLQSPTHSQAVEECYEKLPPVTDAEVAEAMRAANA; this is encoded by the coding sequence ATGGCTGCTATTTTATCTGACCGCCAATCGGCCGCTTTTCGCTTAACCGATCGTCTTTGGCACCTGCGCGGCGTCGATGCCCTGCTCATGGCCGTTGACCGGGGCGGCGTAGCCATTGGCTCCGTGCTGGCTAGACTACTAGGTTTTCCGCTGGAGTTCTTGGCTGAAACAGAGGATTGGTTTGGTGAGAGAACAGAGGAAGAGGCTGAGTTGGTCGCACCATCATCGGCTCGTAAAGGCCAGACATTAATCGTAGTAGACGACGGAATGGCAACCGAAACGCGACTGGCTGCGGCCTTACGTATTGCCCGCGCCCGCCAGCCGACGCTGTTGGTACTGGCTTTGCCCGCGGCTCTGCCTGCCACCACAGCTCGCCTGCGCACTATGGCTGATGCCGTGATATATCTACAAAGCCCTACTCACAGCCAGGCGGTAGAAGAATGTTATGAGAAGCTACCCCCGGTAACGGATGCCGAGGTGGCCGAAGCAATGCGCGCTGCTAATGCTTAA
- the sucC gene encoding ADP-forming succinate--CoA ligase subunit beta, which translates to MNIHEYQGKEILKSYGVRIQEGIVAETPEEAVAAAKRLTEETGTSWHVIKAQIHAGGRGKGGGVKLAKNLDQVKEVAGQIIGMQLVTKQTGAEGRKVHKVLVAQDVYYPGDSEPKEYYMSVLLDRSTGQNVIIYTTEGGMDIEEVAEQHPEKIHREHVDPRVGLQGFQARKIAFNLGLTGEAQKEMVKFVTALYKAYDETDSAMFEINPVLKTSDNKILAVDAKVTLDENALFRHKDFAALRDTNEEDPLEVEASESNLNYVKLDGNVGCMVNGAGLAMATMDIIKLSGGEPANFLDVGGGANAQTVEAGFRIILKDPNVKAILINIFGGIVRCDRVANGVVEAYKNIGDINVPIIVRLQGTNAEEGARIIDESGLKVFSAVLLKDAAQKVKEVLESQKA; encoded by the coding sequence ATGAACATTCACGAGTATCAGGGTAAAGAAATTCTTAAAAGCTACGGCGTACGCATTCAGGAAGGAATCGTGGCCGAGACGCCCGAGGAAGCTGTTGCCGCTGCCAAGCGCCTAACCGAGGAAACCGGCACTAGCTGGCACGTTATCAAAGCGCAAATCCACGCCGGCGGACGCGGTAAAGGGGGCGGCGTAAAGCTGGCCAAGAACCTGGACCAAGTGAAGGAAGTAGCTGGCCAGATCATTGGTATGCAGCTGGTTACGAAGCAAACCGGTGCCGAGGGTCGCAAAGTACATAAGGTACTTGTCGCTCAGGACGTGTACTATCCCGGCGATTCAGAGCCGAAGGAATATTACATGAGCGTACTGCTAGACCGCTCTACTGGCCAAAACGTTATCATCTATACCACTGAAGGTGGCATGGACATCGAGGAAGTTGCTGAGCAGCACCCCGAGAAGATTCACCGTGAGCACGTTGACCCGCGTGTAGGCTTGCAGGGCTTCCAGGCTCGCAAAATTGCTTTCAACCTGGGCCTCACCGGCGAAGCGCAAAAAGAGATGGTGAAATTCGTAACAGCTCTGTACAAGGCCTACGACGAAACCGACTCGGCTATGTTCGAAATCAACCCCGTGTTGAAGACTTCGGACAACAAGATTCTGGCCGTCGATGCCAAAGTAACCCTCGACGAGAACGCCCTTTTCCGCCACAAGGACTTCGCCGCCCTGCGCGACACCAACGAGGAGGACCCACTAGAAGTAGAAGCTTCCGAGTCGAACCTCAACTATGTGAAGCTCGACGGCAACGTGGGCTGCATGGTAAACGGCGCCGGCTTAGCTATGGCTACCATGGACATCATCAAGTTGTCAGGTGGCGAACCCGCCAACTTCCTCGATGTAGGGGGTGGGGCCAACGCCCAGACCGTTGAAGCTGGCTTCCGCATCATCCTTAAGGACCCGAACGTGAAGGCTATTCTCATCAACATCTTTGGGGGCATCGTGCGTTGCGACCGGGTAGCCAACGGGGTGGTTGAAGCCTATAAGAACATCGGCGATATCAACGTACCTATCATCGTACGGCTGCAAGGCACCAATGCTGAAGAAGGCGCCCGCATCATTGATGAGTCAGGTCTGAAAGTGTTCTCGGCCGTATTACTGAAGGATGCCGCTCAGAAGGTGAAAGAAGTATTGGAATCACAGAAGGCATAA
- a CDS encoding NUDIX hydrolase codes for MTKKIEPWKTLTSELVFDHPWYKVRRDHVELPDGQQLDDYFVSVRSNVVLIFAVTEDEQVVLVRQYKHGFGQILIELPGGVVDEGEKAPQEAARRELLEETGYTTDQLELLLEVSDNPTKDTNTISFFLARNARLVADQQLDPTENIEVLTVPVTQVESMILSGQIRVAGSVALCLLALRKLQR; via the coding sequence ATGACAAAAAAAATTGAGCCCTGGAAGACGCTTACATCTGAACTGGTATTTGATCATCCGTGGTATAAAGTTCGCCGCGACCATGTGGAACTGCCCGACGGGCAACAACTCGACGATTACTTTGTGAGTGTACGCTCCAATGTGGTGCTGATATTCGCCGTGACCGAAGACGAGCAGGTCGTGTTGGTCCGACAGTACAAGCATGGCTTTGGCCAAATCCTGATTGAACTGCCCGGAGGCGTAGTAGACGAGGGCGAAAAAGCCCCCCAGGAAGCAGCTAGGCGCGAGCTGCTGGAAGAAACCGGTTACACTACTGATCAGCTGGAGCTGCTGTTGGAAGTAAGCGATAACCCCACCAAGGACACAAACACTATCTCATTTTTTCTGGCCCGCAACGCACGGCTGGTAGCCGACCAGCAGCTCGATCCGACCGAAAATATAGAGGTACTCACAGTGCCCGTCACACAAGTTGAAAGCATGATTCTTAGCGGCCAGATTCGGGTGGCGGGCTCCGTTGCTTTATGCCTGTTGGCGCTGCGTAAGCTACAGCGTTAG
- a CDS encoding Ohr family peroxiredoxin, which produces MSTNEKKTLYTADAAAVGGRSGHVRSATGIIDLDMSVPEGLGGKKGATNPEELFAAGYASCFQQALLVIAQRNGDRLDSQSEVKCSVTLFQEGEAYGLSAILDVDLKKFDEQKTIDMVRQAHTICPYSVGTRGNMEVELRVMGKSVPVQPEENAGVAGGNGVEASNTAENTNVTA; this is translated from the coding sequence ATGTCTACTAACGAAAAGAAAACACTTTATACAGCCGATGCTGCGGCTGTCGGTGGCCGTAGCGGCCACGTACGCTCTGCCACGGGCATTATTGATCTGGATATGTCGGTACCTGAGGGCCTAGGGGGAAAAAAAGGTGCTACCAATCCGGAGGAGTTGTTTGCTGCAGGCTATGCTTCTTGCTTCCAGCAGGCGCTACTAGTAATAGCCCAGCGTAATGGCGACCGGCTCGACTCACAAAGCGAAGTAAAATGCTCAGTGACGCTATTTCAGGAAGGTGAGGCTTATGGCCTAAGCGCTATTCTGGACGTAGATCTGAAAAAATTTGACGAACAGAAAACCATTGATATGGTTCGTCAGGCGCATACTATTTGTCCTTATTCGGTAGGTACTCGCGGCAATATGGAAGTAGAGTTGCGCGTGATGGGTAAGTCCGTTCCAGTACAGCCCGAAGAAAATGCTGGCGTAGCCGGAGGTAATGGCGTTGAAGCATCAAATACTGCTGAGAATACAAACGTTACAGCTTAA